A region from the Amycolatopsis camponoti genome encodes:
- a CDS encoding SRPBCC family protein, giving the protein MPAKLLTDEDRPALRLERRLKHAPEKVWRAITDPAELAHWFPAKVDVELRDGGDIRFTFPGEDDSTTGRVVTVDPPREFTFVWNDDTLRWLISPDGDGSLLEFTHTFGRGDPAIAKLAAGRTAAGWDVCLEALDARLSGRDFEQPKDWHARMASYVDEFGLGHGEVLEDGTIRFRRDLVWKPVDEVRALLPDEPGWHVTQEPLEGTRVEFTEPAPDDVVAELARRHEQLDKLFAATHGVELPDWTPEHVETVKKQYAERPTQG; this is encoded by the coding sequence ATGCCCGCGAAACTGCTGACCGACGAGGACCGCCCCGCCCTCCGGCTGGAACGCCGCCTGAAGCACGCGCCGGAGAAGGTCTGGCGGGCCATCACGGACCCGGCCGAGCTGGCGCACTGGTTCCCGGCGAAGGTCGACGTCGAACTGCGCGATGGCGGCGACATCCGGTTCACCTTCCCCGGCGAGGACGACTCGACGACCGGCCGGGTCGTCACGGTCGACCCACCGCGCGAGTTCACCTTCGTCTGGAACGACGACACGCTGCGCTGGCTGATTTCGCCGGACGGCGACGGCAGCCTCCTGGAGTTCACGCACACGTTCGGCCGCGGCGACCCGGCGATCGCGAAGCTGGCCGCGGGCCGCACCGCCGCCGGCTGGGACGTCTGCCTCGAAGCCCTCGACGCGCGGTTGTCCGGCCGCGATTTCGAGCAGCCGAAGGACTGGCACGCCCGCATGGCGTCCTATGTGGACGAATTCGGCCTCGGCCACGGGGAAGTGCTCGAAGACGGCACGATCCGCTTCCGCCGCGACCTCGTCTGGAAGCCGGTGGACGAGGTCCGCGCGCTGCTCCCGGACGAACCCGGCTGGCACGTGACCCAGGAGCCCCTCGAAGGCACCCGCGTCGAGTTCACCGAACCCGCGCCCGACGACGTCGTCGCGGAGCTGGCCAGGCGCCACGAGCAGCTCGACAAGCTGTTCGCCGCGACGCACGGTGTCGAGCTGCCGGACTGGACGCCCGAGCACGTCGAGACCGTGAAGAAGCAGTACGCGGAGCGTCCGACCCAGGGTTGA
- a CDS encoding polysaccharide lyase family 7 protein, giving the protein MRTTKIAALTFSLAAVCAPVAHAAGAPVLAVAAVSASGDDGHVPAASLDGDLGTRWSAEGDGAWIEYDLGSAQTVGSVALAWYQGDARVFTFDVQVSGDGSAWTTVLSRHASSGRTADFETADFADTAGRYVRIVGHGNTKNDWTSIAEAHVFGADGGSGGACAYPADVLDLRNWYEGLPTGQAEDPTVVKQPRLATFKADPWFVPTADCAGVRFRAAVDGVTTSGSGYPRSELRETKGADLASWSSTSGTSTMTIREAITHLPAGKPQVVAGQIHGSSDDITVFRLEGSNLYVTKGDDAHYKLITGGYELGTVFEAKFVVSGGAVKAYYNGTLVTTISQKFSGAYFKAGAYTQANCGNSSPCSAGNYGEVVIHDLAVTHT; this is encoded by the coding sequence ATGCGAACGACGAAGATCGCCGCTCTGACCTTCTCCCTGGCGGCGGTGTGCGCGCCGGTCGCGCACGCCGCCGGCGCGCCGGTGCTGGCGGTCGCGGCCGTGTCCGCGAGCGGGGACGACGGCCACGTCCCGGCCGCCAGCCTGGACGGCGACCTCGGCACCCGTTGGTCGGCCGAGGGCGACGGCGCGTGGATCGAGTACGACCTGGGCTCGGCGCAGACTGTCGGGTCGGTGGCGCTCGCGTGGTACCAGGGCGACGCCCGGGTGTTCACCTTCGACGTCCAGGTGTCCGGCGACGGCTCGGCCTGGACCACGGTGCTGTCCCGGCACGCGTCCAGCGGCCGCACCGCGGACTTCGAGACCGCGGACTTCGCCGACACCGCCGGCCGCTACGTGCGGATCGTCGGGCACGGCAACACCAAGAACGACTGGACCAGCATCGCCGAAGCCCACGTCTTCGGCGCCGACGGCGGCAGCGGCGGGGCGTGCGCGTATCCGGCGGACGTGCTCGACCTCCGCAACTGGTACGAGGGCCTGCCGACCGGCCAAGCCGAAGATCCCACGGTGGTCAAGCAGCCGCGGCTCGCGACCTTCAAGGCTGACCCGTGGTTCGTCCCGACCGCCGATTGCGCCGGCGTGCGGTTCCGGGCGGCGGTCGACGGCGTCACCACCAGCGGCTCCGGCTATCCGCGTTCGGAACTGCGTGAGACGAAGGGTGCGGACCTGGCGAGCTGGTCGTCGACCTCGGGGACGTCGACGATGACGATCCGTGAGGCGATCACCCACCTGCCCGCGGGCAAGCCGCAGGTCGTGGCCGGGCAGATCCACGGCTCCAGTGACGACATCACGGTGTTCAGGCTGGAGGGCTCGAACCTCTACGTCACCAAGGGCGACGACGCCCACTACAAGCTGATCACCGGCGGCTACGAGCTCGGCACGGTGTTCGAGGCGAAGTTCGTCGTCTCCGGTGGTGCCGTCAAGGCGTATTACAACGGCACGCTCGTGACCACGATCAGCCAGAAGTTCTCCGGTGCCTACTTCAAGGCCGGCGCCTACACGCAAGCCAACTGTGGCAACTCCTCGCCCTGCTCCGCCGGCAACTACGGCGAAGTCGTGATCCACGACCTCGCCGTGACCCACACCTAG
- a CDS encoding NAD(P)H-dependent oxidoreductase, whose product MNVLWVFAHPEPRSLSGALRDDGLRTLRELGHDVRESDLYAMKWNPVVDAADFGAEAGDERLVVGATSARAHARGELSPDIVAEQEKLDWADAVVVQFPLWWYGMPAILKGWFDRVFVKGFGYGVRADDGRTLRYGEGRLAGKRAMVVLTAGAREPAMGPRGVNGPLHDILFPLHHGTLFYAGMSVLEPVPVYGADRLPDERFTRAREQVRTRLATLETAEPIPFRTQNGGDYDEDLVLRADHAPGATGLAVHLAAPAGPIVTPATSAAGPGRRRPGGPLRS is encoded by the coding sequence ATGAACGTTCTGTGGGTCTTCGCGCATCCGGAACCGCGCTCGCTGAGCGGAGCCCTCCGCGACGACGGGCTCCGGACGCTGCGCGAGCTCGGTCACGACGTCCGGGAATCCGACCTGTACGCGATGAAGTGGAACCCGGTGGTCGACGCGGCCGACTTCGGCGCCGAGGCCGGCGACGAGCGGCTGGTCGTCGGGGCGACGTCGGCCCGTGCGCACGCGCGGGGCGAGCTGAGCCCGGACATCGTGGCCGAGCAGGAGAAGCTCGACTGGGCGGACGCAGTCGTCGTGCAGTTCCCGTTGTGGTGGTACGGAATGCCGGCGATCCTCAAGGGCTGGTTCGACCGCGTGTTCGTGAAGGGCTTCGGCTACGGCGTCCGCGCCGACGACGGCCGAACGTTGCGCTACGGCGAAGGCCGGCTCGCGGGCAAGCGCGCGATGGTGGTGCTCACCGCGGGTGCCCGCGAGCCGGCCATGGGCCCGCGCGGGGTGAACGGCCCGCTGCACGACATCCTGTTCCCGCTGCACCACGGAACGCTGTTCTACGCGGGGATGTCGGTACTGGAGCCGGTCCCGGTCTACGGCGCCGACCGGCTGCCGGACGAGCGGTTCACCCGGGCCCGCGAGCAGGTGCGCACGCGCCTGGCCACGCTGGAGACGGCGGAGCCGATCCCGTTCCGGACGCAGAACGGCGGCGACTACGACGAAGACCTCGTCCTGCGCGCGGATCACGCACCCGGCGCGACAGGCCTGGCCGTCCACCTCGCCGCACCCGCCGGGCCGATCGTCACGCCGGCAACGTCAGCCGCTGGCCCAGGCCGCCGTCGACCGGGAGGTCCGCTCCGGTCGTGA
- a CDS encoding SDR family NAD(P)-dependent oxidoreductase yields MKYSGKKAVVTGGTHGMGLAVVRALLDGGAEVLATGRDVSGLDLPAHLLSSDASSLTDIEALGAFAAEKLGSLDLVFINVGFATLTPYAEATPEIYDRTFDVNAKGAYFTAQRLAGLVRPGGSFVFTTSVAAGAGIAGMGPYSAAKAAVRSFALTYAAELAPRGIRVNVVSPGYTDTPTMGVTGVPASVLASFKSTGDEVTPLKRHARVEEVAAAVLFLAFEATFTTGADLPVDGGLGQRLTLPA; encoded by the coding sequence GTGAAGTATTCGGGGAAGAAGGCCGTCGTCACGGGCGGCACGCACGGCATGGGCCTGGCGGTGGTGCGCGCGCTGCTCGACGGCGGCGCGGAGGTGCTGGCGACCGGCCGCGACGTGTCGGGGCTGGACCTGCCGGCGCACCTGCTGTCGTCGGACGCTTCGTCGTTGACCGACATCGAGGCGTTGGGGGCGTTCGCCGCCGAGAAGCTGGGCTCGCTGGACCTGGTGTTCATCAACGTCGGGTTCGCCACGTTGACGCCGTACGCCGAGGCGACGCCGGAGATCTACGACCGGACGTTCGACGTCAACGCGAAGGGCGCGTACTTCACGGCGCAGCGGCTGGCCGGCTTGGTGCGGCCGGGCGGGTCGTTCGTGTTCACGACCTCGGTGGCGGCCGGCGCGGGGATCGCCGGAATGGGGCCGTATTCGGCGGCGAAGGCGGCGGTGCGGTCGTTCGCGCTGACATACGCGGCCGAGCTGGCGCCGCGCGGGATCCGGGTGAACGTGGTCAGCCCGGGCTACACGGACACGCCGACGATGGGCGTGACCGGGGTGCCCGCGTCGGTGCTGGCGTCGTTCAAGTCGACCGGCGACGAGGTGACGCCGCTGAAGAGACACGCGAGAGTGGAGGAAGTCGCGGCGGCGGTGCTGTTCCTGGCGTTCGAGGCGACGTTCACGACCGGAGCGGACCTCCCGGTCGACGGCGGCCTGGGCCAGCGGCTGACGTTGCCGGCGTGA
- a CDS encoding GlxA family transcriptional regulator encodes MAEFVHPDRHHVAVLVRHGMLVMELGIVHRLFGQARSASGEPLYEVVTCTLEPGPVRTDSDFTIPIDRGPEVLAEADTVIVPASLVEYEPLARVLTPPLAAALDRIPGDARIASICTGAFVLAAAGLLDGRRATTHWRSADDLRNRFPEVDVDPDVLYTDDGNVLTSAGVASGIDLVLHMIRRDHGATVANEVARGTVVSPHREGGQAQFVRRPVPEPSTSSTKAARAWALENLHRPLTLRELAAREAMSTRTFTRRFRDEVGISALQWLTQQRIERARQLLEESDLPVDRVATEAGFGTAASLRQHFQAALGVSPSAYRTTFRGELAMQAG; translated from the coding sequence ATGGCCGAATTCGTGCACCCGGACCGTCACCACGTCGCCGTGCTGGTCAGGCACGGCATGCTCGTGATGGAGCTGGGCATCGTCCACCGGCTCTTCGGGCAGGCGCGCTCGGCGTCGGGCGAGCCGTTGTACGAGGTCGTGACCTGCACCCTCGAACCCGGCCCGGTCCGCACCGACTCCGACTTCACCATCCCGATCGACCGCGGCCCCGAGGTCCTCGCCGAAGCCGACACCGTGATCGTCCCGGCGTCGCTGGTCGAATACGAGCCCTTGGCGCGCGTGCTGACCCCGCCCCTCGCGGCGGCGCTCGACCGGATCCCGGGGGACGCGCGGATCGCGTCGATCTGCACGGGCGCGTTCGTGCTCGCCGCGGCCGGCCTCCTCGACGGCCGCCGCGCGACGACCCACTGGCGCTCCGCCGACGACCTGCGGAACCGGTTCCCGGAGGTCGACGTAGACCCGGACGTGCTCTACACCGACGACGGCAACGTCCTGACGTCGGCGGGCGTCGCGTCCGGGATCGACCTGGTGCTGCACATGATCCGCCGCGACCACGGCGCGACCGTCGCCAACGAAGTCGCCCGCGGCACGGTGGTCTCACCGCACCGCGAGGGCGGCCAGGCCCAGTTCGTCCGGCGGCCGGTGCCCGAGCCGAGCACGTCGTCGACGAAAGCGGCGCGCGCCTGGGCGCTCGAGAACCTGCACCGCCCGCTGACGCTGCGCGAACTCGCCGCCCGTGAGGCGATGAGCACCCGGACGTTCACCCGCCGCTTCCGCGACGAGGTCGGCATCTCGGCCCTGCAATGGCTGACACAGCAACGGATCGAGCGCGCCCGCCAGCTGCTGGAGGAGTCGGACCTGCCGGTCGACCGCGTCGCGACGGAGGCCGGCTTCGGCACGGCGGCGTCGCTGCGCCAGCACTTCCAGGCCGCACTCGGGGTGTCACCGAGCGCGTACCGCACGACGTTCCGCGGCGAACTCGCGATGCAGGCGGGCTGA
- a CDS encoding FAD-dependent monooxygenase, giving the protein MTNRRVLISGASVAGPALAFWLHRHGFTPTVVERAPELRDGGYAVDFRGASLRVLDRMGLLAQVEAAATRMGDVTYVDGDDRPLAVTPATFQSGELEILRGDLSRILYDATKDDVEYVFGDSITGVLERDDGVTVTFEHGEPREFDLVVGADGLHSNVRSLVFGDESRYRRDLGYYVSICTVPNHLGLDRAGRFYNEPNRTVGVYSARDNTEAKALFWFGAGALDYDHRDVEQQRRIVEEKFGEVGWETSRLLDAMREAPDFYFDSASQIVLDSYSRGRVALVGDAAYCAAPLSGMGTSLAIVGAYVLAGELAGRDHVSAFAAYEQEMRGFVDACQKLAQGNGKWFVPPTRGWIRLRNLNYKLLPYLPWRKMIEELPLKAGNAITLKEYAAARA; this is encoded by the coding sequence ATGACGAACCGACGAGTCCTCATCTCCGGCGCGAGCGTCGCCGGCCCCGCTCTCGCCTTCTGGCTGCACCGCCACGGCTTCACGCCGACGGTCGTCGAACGCGCTCCCGAACTGCGCGACGGCGGCTACGCGGTCGACTTCCGCGGCGCGTCGCTGCGGGTTCTCGACCGGATGGGCCTGCTGGCGCAGGTCGAAGCCGCCGCGACGCGGATGGGCGACGTGACCTATGTGGACGGTGACGACCGGCCGCTGGCCGTCACGCCCGCGACGTTCCAGAGCGGCGAGCTGGAAATCCTGCGCGGCGACCTGTCGCGGATCCTCTACGACGCCACGAAGGACGACGTCGAGTACGTCTTCGGCGACTCGATCACCGGTGTCCTCGAGCGCGACGACGGCGTCACGGTGACGTTCGAACACGGCGAGCCGCGCGAGTTCGACCTGGTCGTCGGGGCCGACGGGCTGCACTCGAACGTGCGCTCGCTGGTCTTCGGCGACGAGTCGCGGTACCGCCGCGACCTCGGGTACTACGTCTCGATCTGCACCGTGCCGAACCACCTCGGCCTCGACCGCGCCGGCCGGTTCTACAACGAGCCGAACCGCACCGTCGGCGTCTACAGCGCGCGGGACAACACGGAGGCGAAGGCGCTGTTCTGGTTCGGCGCCGGCGCGCTCGACTACGACCACCGCGACGTCGAGCAGCAGCGGCGGATCGTCGAGGAGAAGTTCGGGGAGGTCGGCTGGGAGACGTCGAGGCTGCTCGACGCGATGCGTGAGGCGCCGGACTTCTACTTCGACTCGGCCAGCCAGATCGTGCTCGACTCGTACTCACGCGGCCGCGTCGCGCTGGTCGGCGACGCCGCGTACTGCGCCGCGCCGCTCTCGGGCATGGGGACGAGCCTCGCGATCGTCGGCGCGTACGTGCTGGCGGGCGAGTTGGCGGGCCGTGACCACGTCTCCGCGTTCGCGGCCTACGAACAGGAGATGCGCGGCTTCGTCGACGCTTGCCAGAAGCTGGCCCAGGGCAACGGGAAGTGGTTCGTGCCGCCGACCCGCGGGTGGATCCGGCTGCGCAACCTCAACTACAAGCTGCTGCCGTACCTGCCGTGGCGCAAGATGATCGAGGAACTGCCGCTGAAGGCGGGCAACGCGATCACGCTCAAGGAGTATGCGGCGGCGCGGGCGTGA
- a CDS encoding flavodoxin family protein, with protein MTRNFLFLVGAARAGGNTEMLARRAARELPRDAEQRWLRLPELPLPPFEDRRHGAGEHPAPGENEQLLMDATFAATDIVVVSPVYWYSVAASVKLYLDYWSGWMRLPVEFKPKMRGKTLWGVSVLSETAREAQPLIGTLELCAEYLSMNWGGVLLGNGSRPGDVLLDADAMSAASTFFTGADLVNA; from the coding sequence ATGACGCGGAACTTCCTCTTCCTGGTCGGCGCGGCGCGAGCCGGCGGGAACACGGAGATGCTGGCGCGACGGGCAGCGAGGGAGCTGCCTCGCGACGCCGAGCAGCGGTGGCTCCGGCTGCCCGAGCTGCCGCTACCGCCGTTCGAAGACCGCCGCCACGGCGCGGGCGAGCACCCGGCGCCGGGTGAGAACGAGCAGCTGCTGATGGACGCGACGTTCGCCGCGACGGACATCGTCGTCGTGTCGCCGGTGTACTGGTACTCGGTCGCGGCGAGCGTGAAGCTCTACCTGGACTACTGGTCCGGGTGGATGCGGCTGCCGGTCGAGTTCAAGCCGAAGATGCGCGGCAAGACGCTGTGGGGCGTGAGCGTCCTGAGCGAGACGGCGCGCGAGGCCCAGCCGCTGATCGGCACGCTCGAGCTGTGCGCGGAGTACCTGAGCATGAACTGGGGTGGCGTGCTGCTGGGGAACGGCAGCCGTCCCGGTGACGTGCTCTTGGACGCGGACGCGATGTCGGCGGCGTCGACCTTCTTCACCGGCGCGGATCTGGTAAACGCCTAG
- a CDS encoding MarR family winged helix-turn-helix transcriptional regulator codes for MTVDEQSWGRMLVLHARVEQELGKALQRRHGLGLSEYRALGKLVAGPRGGLRMQELAEAIGLNQSSVSRMCARLEDAGLTIRDLCEDDRRGVYSVITDAGRKRYAETEPTYCSVLRTSLDKAASDPELAAAAAAVRGA; via the coding sequence ATGACCGTCGACGAACAGTCCTGGGGACGCATGCTCGTGCTGCATGCCCGCGTCGAGCAGGAGCTGGGGAAGGCGCTGCAACGGCGGCACGGGCTCGGCCTGTCCGAGTACCGCGCGCTCGGCAAGCTGGTCGCCGGCCCGCGCGGTGGCCTGCGGATGCAGGAGCTCGCCGAGGCGATCGGGCTCAACCAGAGCTCGGTCAGCCGGATGTGCGCGCGCCTCGAAGACGCCGGCCTGACCATCCGCGACCTGTGCGAAGACGACCGCCGCGGCGTCTATTCGGTGATCACCGACGCGGGCCGCAAGCGCTACGCCGAGACCGAGCCGACGTACTGTTCGGTGCTGCGGACCTCGCTCGACAAGGCCGCGAGCGACCCGGAGCTCGCCGCCGCGGCGGCCGCCGTCCGGGGAGCTTGA
- a CDS encoding winged helix-turn-helix transcriptional regulator, producing MLARTYRCGLDAAIDVVGGRWKALILWALHAEPLRFGELKRKVNGISEKMLIQALRELEADEVVHREVFHEIPPKVEYSLTDLGQRLNTALLPLGDWGEENMAGIAKRRGVTPAPPHTP from the coding sequence ATGCTGGCGAGAACCTACCGCTGCGGGCTGGACGCGGCGATCGACGTCGTCGGCGGCCGCTGGAAGGCCCTGATCCTGTGGGCGCTGCACGCCGAGCCGCTGCGGTTCGGGGAGCTGAAGCGAAAGGTGAACGGGATCAGCGAGAAGATGCTGATCCAAGCACTGCGAGAACTCGAAGCGGACGAAGTCGTGCACCGCGAGGTGTTCCACGAGATCCCGCCGAAGGTCGAGTACTCGCTGACCGACCTGGGTCAGCGGCTGAACACCGCGTTGCTGCCGCTGGGCGACTGGGGCGAGGAGAACATGGCCGGCATCGCGAAGCGTCGCGGAGTCACGCCCGCGCCGCCGCATACTCCTTGA
- a CDS encoding TetR/AcrR family transcriptional regulator: MGNKEALLAGAKRCLNEKGYARTTVRDLASAANVSMAAIGYHFGSREALLNTALIEANEEWGETLAKVLQVETPASASPAERFELIWRRVIESFEEHRRMWAVSMEAYSQPDLDPEVRTQLANALELARFGLANLFQGLDDGSAEARAVGTVHQALLSGAMLQWLIDPDRAPSGADLVRGLRLIATDVLT; encoded by the coding sequence ATGGGCAACAAGGAAGCACTCCTGGCCGGCGCGAAGCGCTGCCTGAACGAGAAGGGCTACGCCCGCACGACCGTGCGTGACCTGGCCTCGGCGGCGAACGTCAGCATGGCCGCGATCGGCTACCACTTCGGCTCGCGGGAGGCGCTGCTCAACACGGCGCTGATCGAGGCGAACGAGGAGTGGGGCGAGACGCTGGCGAAGGTGCTGCAGGTCGAGACACCGGCGAGCGCGTCACCGGCCGAGCGGTTCGAGCTGATCTGGCGCCGCGTCATCGAGTCGTTCGAAGAGCACCGCCGGATGTGGGCGGTGAGCATGGAGGCGTACTCGCAGCCGGACCTGGACCCCGAGGTCCGCACGCAGCTGGCGAACGCCCTGGAGCTGGCCCGCTTCGGGCTGGCGAACCTCTTCCAGGGCCTCGACGACGGCAGCGCCGAGGCCCGGGCCGTCGGCACCGTGCACCAGGCCCTCCTGTCGGGCGCGATGCTGCAGTGGCTGATCGACCCGGACCGTGCGCCGTCGGGCGCCGACCTGGTCCGCGGCCTGCGCCTGATCGCGACGGACGTCCTGACCTAG